A section of the Pseudomonas tritici genome encodes:
- the lepB gene encoding signal peptidase I, translated as MSLNFPLLLVIAVAVCGLLALLDLVFFAPRRRAAIASYQGSVSQPDAVVVEKLNKEPLLVEYGKSFFPVLFIVLVLRSFLVEPFQIPSGSMKPTLDVGDFILVNKFAYGIRLPVIDKKVIEIGDPQRGDVMVFRFPSDPNVNYIKRVIGLPGDVIRYTGDKRLLINGESVAEKLLGSEPSSLGSAELYQEKLGAVEHEIRKEMSRYRQPDGEWKVPAGHYFMMGDNRDNSNDSRYWNDPAIPKDLLGMVPDENIVGKAFAVWMSWPESKLSHLPNFSRVGLIK; from the coding sequence ATGTCACTAAATTTCCCGCTGTTGCTGGTCATCGCCGTTGCCGTTTGTGGCCTCCTGGCGTTGCTTGATCTGGTGTTCTTCGCCCCGCGTCGGCGGGCGGCTATCGCTTCGTATCAGGGCAGCGTCAGCCAGCCCGATGCCGTGGTGGTCGAGAAGCTCAACAAAGAGCCTTTGCTGGTTGAATACGGCAAGTCGTTCTTCCCGGTATTGTTCATCGTGCTGGTGCTGCGTTCGTTCCTGGTGGAGCCGTTTCAGATTCCTTCGGGGTCGATGAAACCAACCCTGGACGTGGGCGACTTCATTCTGGTGAACAAGTTTGCCTACGGGATTCGCCTGCCGGTGATCGACAAGAAGGTCATCGAAATTGGTGACCCGCAGCGCGGCGATGTGATGGTGTTCCGTTTCCCGAGCGACCCGAACGTCAACTACATCAAGCGCGTGATCGGCCTGCCGGGCGATGTGATTCGCTACACGGGCGACAAGCGTCTGTTGATCAACGGTGAGTCGGTGGCCGAGAAGCTGCTCGGCTCCGAGCCAAGTTCCCTGGGCAGCGCCGAGCTGTACCAGGAAAAACTCGGCGCGGTAGAGCATGAGATCCGCAAGGAAATGTCGCGCTACCGCCAGCCTGACGGTGAGTGGAAAGTGCCTGCCGGGCACTACTTCATGATGGGCGACAACCGTGACAACTCCAATGACAGCCGCTATTGGAATGATCCCGCTATTCCCAAGGACTTGCTGGGCATGGTCCCCGACGAAAATATCGTCGGCAAGGCCTTCGCGGTCTGGATGAGTTGGCCGGAGTCCAAACTCAGCCACCTGCCGAACTTCTCGCGGGTCGGGCTGATCAAGTAA
- the rnc gene encoding ribonuclease III translates to MSVSLSRLERQLGYTFKDQELMVLALTHRSFAGRNNERLEFLGDAILNFAAGEALFERFPQAREGQLSRLRARLVKGETLAVLARGFGLGEYLRLGSGELKSGGFRRESILADALEALIGAIYLDAGMETAKERVVAWLASEIESLTLVDTNKDPKTRLQEYLQSRGCELPRYEVVDIQGEPHCRVFFVECEITLLNEKSRGQGVSRRIAEQVAAAAALIALGVENGHD, encoded by the coding sequence GTGAGCGTTTCTTTAAGTCGTCTCGAGCGCCAGCTCGGCTACACCTTCAAGGACCAGGAATTGATGGTCCTTGCCCTCACACACCGCAGCTTTGCTGGGCGCAACAACGAGCGCCTGGAATTCCTCGGTGATGCCATCCTTAACTTTGCCGCCGGTGAGGCGCTCTTCGAACGTTTCCCTCAAGCGCGCGAAGGCCAGCTGTCGCGCTTGCGTGCACGCCTTGTGAAAGGCGAGACCCTGGCCGTGCTGGCCCGTGGTTTCGGCCTGGGCGAATACCTGCGACTGGGTTCCGGTGAATTGAAAAGCGGTGGCTTCCGTCGCGAGTCGATCCTGGCGGATGCCCTGGAAGCGTTGATCGGTGCGATCTACCTCGATGCAGGTATGGAGACAGCCAAGGAGCGCGTGGTCGCCTGGCTGGCCTCGGAAATCGAAAGCCTGACGCTGGTCGACACCAACAAAGATCCCAAGACCCGCCTGCAGGAATACCTGCAGTCCCGTGGTTGCGAACTGCCACGTTACGAAGTGGTGGATATCCAGGGTGAGCCGCATTGCCGCGTGTTCTTCGTGGAATGTGAAATCACCTTACTGAATGAAAAAAGCCGAGGTCAGGGTGTGAGCCGTCGTATTGCCGAACAGGTAGCGGCCGCTGCAGCACTGATTGCCCTGGGCGTGGAGAATGGCCATGACTGA
- the era gene encoding GTPase Era — protein MTDSTATRCGYVAIVGRPNVGKSTLLNHILGQKLAITSRKPQTTRHNMLGIKTEGNVQAVYVDTPGMHKGGEKALNRYMNKTASAALKDVDVVIFVVDRTKWTDEDQMVLERVQYVTGPLIVALNKTDRIEDKAELMPHLSWLQEQLPNAQIMPISAQHGHNLEALERVIAGYLPENEHFFPEDQITDRSSRFLAAELVREKIMRQMGAELPYQITVEIEEFKQQGKTLHIHALILVERDGQKKIIIGDKGERIKRIGTEARKDMELLFDSKIMLNLWVKVKGGWSDDERALRSLGYGDL, from the coding sequence ATGACTGATTCAACCGCAACACGCTGTGGCTATGTTGCCATCGTTGGCCGCCCCAACGTGGGCAAGTCCACGCTGCTCAACCACATCCTCGGCCAGAAGCTCGCGATCACCTCGCGCAAGCCGCAGACGACTCGCCACAACATGCTGGGCATCAAGACCGAAGGCAACGTACAAGCGGTTTACGTCGACACCCCGGGCATGCACAAAGGCGGCGAGAAAGCGCTTAACCGCTACATGAACAAAACCGCTTCGGCGGCGTTGAAAGACGTCGACGTGGTGATCTTCGTGGTCGACCGCACCAAGTGGACTGATGAAGACCAGATGGTCCTCGAGCGTGTGCAATACGTAACCGGCCCCTTGATCGTCGCGCTGAACAAGACCGACCGTATCGAAGACAAAGCCGAACTGATGCCGCACCTGAGCTGGCTGCAGGAACAACTGCCGAACGCCCAGATCATGCCGATCTCGGCCCAGCACGGGCATAACCTCGAAGCCCTGGAACGCGTGATCGCCGGCTACCTGCCGGAGAACGAGCACTTCTTCCCGGAAGACCAGATCACCGACCGCAGCAGCCGTTTCCTCGCCGCCGAACTGGTCCGCGAGAAAATAATGCGCCAGATGGGGGCCGAGCTGCCGTACCAGATCACCGTCGAAATCGAAGAGTTCAAGCAGCAGGGCAAGACCTTGCACATCCATGCGCTGATCCTCGTCGAACGTGACGGCCAGAAGAAAATCATCATTGGCGACAAGGGCGAGCGCATCAAGCGCATCGGCACCGAAGCGCGCAAGGACATGGAGTTGTTGTTCGATTCCAAGATCATGCTCAACCTGTGGGTGAAGGTTAAGGGTGGTTGGTCCGATGATGAGCGTGCACTGCGCTCGCTGGGCTACGGCGACCTGTAA
- the recO gene encoding DNA repair protein RecO, whose translation MSQSPPPSQLAYVLHSRAYRETSALVDFLTPQGRLRAVLRSARGKAGTLARPFVALDVEFRGKGELKNVGRLESVGTSAWLNGDALFSGLYLNELLIRLLPAEDPHPSVFDHYAATLIALAEGRPLEPLLRAFEWRLLDDLGYGFELANDLHGDPIAADGMYRLQVDAGLERVYLLQPGLFQGTELLAMSEADWSAPGALSAAKRLMRQALAVHLGGRPLVSRELFRKP comes from the coding sequence ATGTCCCAATCCCCACCCCCCAGCCAACTCGCCTACGTCCTGCACAGCCGTGCCTACCGCGAGACCAGCGCCCTGGTGGACTTTCTCACGCCTCAAGGTCGCCTGCGCGCGGTATTGCGCAGCGCGCGTGGCAAGGCCGGCACGCTGGCAAGGCCATTCGTGGCGCTGGACGTGGAATTTCGCGGCAAGGGCGAGCTGAAAAACGTTGGGCGGCTCGAGAGCGTCGGTACGTCGGCCTGGCTCAACGGTGATGCGTTGTTCAGCGGCCTCTACCTCAACGAACTGCTGATCCGCCTACTGCCCGCCGAAGACCCGCACCCGAGCGTCTTCGATCACTACGCCGCCACCTTGATCGCCCTCGCCGAAGGCCGCCCGCTGGAGCCGCTGCTGCGCGCTTTTGAATGGCGCCTGCTCGACGACCTGGGCTACGGCTTCGAACTCGCCAACGACCTGCACGGCGACCCCATCGCCGCCGACGGCATGTATCGCCTGCAAGTCGATGCCGGCCTTGAGCGCGTGTACCTGCTGCAACCTGGCCTGTTCCAGGGCACCGAGTTGCTGGCGATGAGCGAAGCCGATTGGAGCGCCCCGGGTGCTTTGTCCGCCGCCAAGCGCCTGATGCGCCAAGCACTGGCCGTGCACCTGGGCGGGCGGCCGCTGGTCAGCCGCGAGTTGTTTCGAAAGCCCTGA
- the pdxJ gene encoding pyridoxine 5'-phosphate synthase, with product MTTSNRILLGVNIDHVATLRQARGTRYPDPVKAALDAEEAGADGITVHLREDRRHIQERDVLVLKDVLQTRMNFEMGVTEEMMQFAERIRPAHICLVPETRQELTTEGGLDVAGQEARIKAAVERLSKIGSEVSLFIDADERQIEASRRVGAPAIELHTGRYADATTPTEVADELQRIIDGVNCGLKEGLIVNAGHGLHYHNVEAVAAIKGINELNIGHALVAHALFVGFKGAVAEMKALILAAATMKR from the coding sequence GTGACCACCAGCAATCGCATTCTTCTTGGCGTCAACATCGACCACGTCGCCACCCTGCGCCAGGCCCGGGGCACCCGTTACCCTGACCCGGTCAAGGCCGCGCTGGACGCCGAAGAAGCGGGCGCCGACGGCATCACCGTGCACCTGCGTGAAGACCGCCGCCATATCCAGGAGCGCGACGTGCTGGTGCTCAAGGACGTGCTGCAAACCCGCATGAACTTCGAGATGGGCGTCACCGAAGAAATGATGCAGTTCGCCGAGCGCATCCGCCCGGCGCACATCTGCCTGGTCCCGGAGACTCGTCAGGAACTGACCACCGAAGGCGGCCTCGACGTGGCGGGCCAGGAGGCAAGGATCAAGGCTGCGGTAGAGCGCTTGTCGAAGATCGGCAGCGAAGTCTCGCTGTTCATCGACGCCGACGAGCGCCAGATCGAAGCCTCGCGCCGTGTCGGTGCGCCGGCCATCGAACTGCACACCGGCCGTTACGCCGACGCTACCACACCGACCGAAGTCGCCGACGAACTGCAACGCATCATTGACGGTGTGAACTGCGGCCTCAAGGAAGGCCTGATCGTCAACGCCGGCCACGGTTTGCACTACCATAACGTCGAGGCCGTGGCTGCGATCAAGGGCATCAACGAGCTGAACATCGGCCACGCCTTGGTGGCGCACGCGTTGTTCGTCGGTTTCAAAGGTGCCGTGGCCGAGATGAAAGCGCTGATCCTGGCGGCCGCCACAATGAAACGCTGA
- a CDS encoding multicopper oxidase family protein, with translation MSRSFSRRQILGGLAGLAVVGVGAGGAYRYWLGKVAEAEAGHDYELIAAPLDVELVPGHKTEAWAFGPSAPGTELRVRQGEWLRVRFINHLPVATTIHWHGIRLPLEMDGVPYVSQLPVLPGEYFDYKFRVPDAGSYWYHPHVNSSEELGRGLVGPLIIEEREPTGFKHERTLSLKSWHVDEEGAFVAFSIPREAARGGTAGRLSTINGVSQAVIDLPAGQITRVRLLNLDNTLTYRINIPDVEAQIYALDGNPIEPRPLGKEYWLGPGMRICLAIKAPPAGEELSIRNGPVRLGTFRSVANSDAPSEWPPALPANPISEPDLANAEKLNFNFEWVGSVSVDDGKPPSLWQINGKAWDITDKTCADRPIAKLEKGKSYIFELKNMTQYQHPIHLHGMSFKVIASNRHKVIPYFTDTYLLGKNERARVALVADNPGVWMFHCHVIDHMETGLMAAIEVA, from the coding sequence GTGTCCCGATCCTTTTCCCGTCGACAAATCCTGGGTGGTCTTGCAGGCCTGGCCGTAGTGGGTGTGGGGGCCGGTGGCGCCTACCGCTACTGGCTGGGGAAAGTCGCCGAGGCTGAGGCCGGGCACGATTACGAACTGATCGCGGCACCCTTGGACGTCGAGTTGGTACCGGGCCACAAGACCGAAGCCTGGGCATTCGGCCCCTCAGCGCCGGGCACCGAGTTGCGCGTGCGCCAGGGTGAGTGGCTGCGGGTGCGCTTTATCAACCATCTGCCCGTCGCCACCACCATCCACTGGCATGGCATCCGCCTGCCGTTGGAAATGGACGGCGTGCCCTACGTCTCGCAATTGCCGGTACTGCCCGGTGAATATTTCGATTACAAATTCCGCGTGCCGGACGCCGGCAGCTACTGGTATCACCCCCATGTGAACAGCAGTGAAGAACTGGGCCGTGGCCTGGTCGGCCCGCTGATCATCGAAGAACGCGAGCCTACCGGTTTCAAACACGAACGCACCCTGAGCCTGAAAAGCTGGCATGTGGACGAAGAGGGCGCTTTCGTGGCCTTCAGCATCCCGCGTGAAGCGGCGCGTGGCGGCACCGCGGGGCGTTTGTCGACGATCAATGGCGTGTCCCAGGCGGTCATCGATTTGCCTGCGGGGCAGATCACCCGTGTGCGCCTGCTCAACCTCGACAACACCTTGACCTATCGCATCAATATTCCAGACGTTGAAGCGCAGATCTACGCGCTGGACGGCAACCCTATCGAGCCACGCCCGCTGGGCAAGGAATACTGGTTGGGCCCCGGCATGCGCATTTGCCTGGCGATCAAGGCACCGCCTGCCGGTGAAGAACTGTCGATCCGCAACGGCCCGGTGCGCCTCGGTACGTTTCGTTCGGTGGCCAACTCCGATGCGCCGAGTGAGTGGCCGCCCGCGTTGCCCGCCAACCCGATCAGCGAACCGGACCTGGCCAATGCGGAGAAACTCAACTTCAATTTCGAATGGGTTGGCAGCGTTTCAGTCGATGATGGCAAGCCACCAAGCCTGTGGCAGATCAACGGCAAGGCGTGGGACATCACAGACAAAACCTGTGCCGACCGCCCGATTGCCAAGCTGGAAAAGGGCAAGAGCTACATTTTCGAATTGAAGAACATGACCCAGTACCAGCATCCGATCCACCTGCATGGCATGAGCTTCAAGGTGATCGCCTCGAACCGCCACAAGGTGATCCCGTACTTCACCGACACCTACTTGTTGGGCAAAAACGAACGCGCCCGCGTGGCCTTGGTGGCGGATAACCCGGGGGTGTGGATGTTCCATTGCCATGTGATCGACCACATGGAAACCGGCCTGATGGCCGCCATCGAGGTGGCGTGA
- the tadA gene encoding tRNA adenosine(34) deaminase TadA — translation MRQFRPAAIIDRSRDQDFMREALALAAQGAALGEVPVGAVLVQDGEIIGRGFNCPISGNDPSAHAEMVAIRAAAQAISNYRLVGSTLYVTLEPCSMCAGVIVHSRVARVVYGALEPKAGIVQSQGQFFTQGFLNHRVLFEGGVLAEECGTVLSEFFKARRAKPAPTFLISTWQAD, via the coding sequence ATGCGCCAGTTTCGCCCAGCGGCGATCATCGACCGCAGCCGCGACCAGGACTTCATGCGTGAAGCCCTGGCCCTTGCTGCCCAGGGCGCTGCACTCGGCGAAGTGCCCGTCGGCGCAGTGCTCGTACAAGATGGCGAGATCATCGGCCGTGGCTTCAACTGCCCGATCAGCGGCAATGACCCCAGCGCGCATGCTGAAATGGTCGCCATCCGCGCCGCCGCGCAAGCGATCAGCAACTACCGCCTGGTCGGCAGCACGCTGTATGTGACGCTGGAACCGTGCAGCATGTGCGCCGGCGTGATCGTGCATTCGCGTGTTGCGCGGGTGGTGTATGGCGCGCTGGAGCCCAAGGCGGGGATTGTGCAAAGCCAGGGGCAGTTTTTTACCCAGGGATTTCTGAATCACCGGGTGTTGTTTGAAGGTGGGGTGTTGGCTGAAGAATGCGGGACGGTGCTGAGTGAGTTCTTCAAGGCCCGGCGGGCCAAGCCCGCTCCCACATTTTTGATCTCCACTTGGCAGGCAGATTGA
- the cmoB gene encoding tRNA 5-methoxyuridine(34)/uridine 5-oxyacetic acid(34) synthase CmoB, translated as MIDLSPLARHLVGTPLAVWAQGLQAQLDSKMEKGHGDLERWQSALDALPKIMPSEVDLLNDLTLDTDCDDATRAQMHTALMGLSPWRKGPFHLFGVHVDTEWRSDWKWSRVAPHLDLKGKRILDVGCGNGYYMWRMLGAGADSVIGVDPNWLFFCQFQAVQRYLSEPKAWHLPFPFEDLPSNLEGFDTVFSMGVFYHRRSPIEHLLALKDTLVKGGELVLETLVVEGDQQQVLVPEDRYAQMRNVWFLPSMPALMLWLRRAGFSDVRCVDVSVTTVEEQRGTEWMKFQSLSDFLDPEDHSKTIEGLPAPMRAVIIAKK; from the coding sequence ATGATTGATCTCTCCCCCCTTGCCCGCCACTTGGTGGGCACTCCTTTGGCCGTTTGGGCCCAGGGCCTGCAAGCGCAACTCGATAGCAAGATGGAGAAAGGTCATGGCGACCTGGAGCGTTGGCAGAGTGCGTTGGATGCCTTACCGAAAATCATGCCCAGCGAAGTCGATTTGCTGAATGACCTGACCCTCGACACTGACTGCGACGACGCTACCCGCGCGCAAATGCACACCGCGTTGATGGGCCTGAGCCCGTGGCGCAAAGGCCCGTTCCACCTGTTCGGCGTGCATGTCGATACCGAATGGCGTTCGGACTGGAAGTGGTCGCGGGTCGCACCGCACCTGGATCTGAAAGGCAAGCGCATCCTTGATGTCGGCTGCGGCAATGGCTACTACATGTGGCGCATGCTCGGCGCCGGCGCGGACAGCGTGATTGGGGTCGATCCGAACTGGTTGTTCTTCTGCCAGTTCCAGGCGGTGCAGCGTTACCTGTCCGAACCCAAAGCCTGGCACTTGCCGTTCCCGTTCGAAGACTTGCCGTCGAATCTGGAAGGGTTCGACACGGTGTTTTCCATGGGCGTGTTCTATCACCGCCGCTCGCCGATCGAGCACTTGTTGGCGCTGAAAGACACACTGGTCAAAGGCGGTGAACTGGTCCTGGAAACCTTGGTGGTGGAAGGCGATCAGCAGCAAGTGCTGGTGCCGGAAGACCGCTATGCGCAGATGCGTAACGTATGGTTCCTGCCGTCGATGCCGGCGTTGATGCTGTGGCTGCGCCGTGCTGGGTTCAGCGATGTGCGCTGTGTGGATGTGAGCGTGACCACGGTTGAAGAACAGCGCGGGACCGAGTGGATGAAGTTTCAGTCGCTGAGTGATTTTCTTGATCCGGAGGATCACAGCAAGACGATTGAAGGTTTGCCGGCGCCGATGCGCGCGGTGATCATCGCCAAGAAGTAA
- the cmoA gene encoding carboxy-S-adenosyl-L-methionine synthase CmoA yields MSKEPDRLFAQPLPQVPDFAFNEDVVRVFPDMIKRSVPGYPTIVENLGVLAAQFAQPGSVLYDLGSSLGAVTQALRRHVRTDGCRVIAVDNSAAMVERCREYLNGQDSMFQELLPVEVIEGDILALQFQPASVVALNFTLQFIAPDERLALLSRIRQSLLPGGALILSEKLRFNDLEEHALLTDLHIAFKRANGYSELEISQKRSAIENVMKPDSLEEHRERLLAAGFSKVVPWFQCLNFASLIALP; encoded by the coding sequence GTGAGCAAAGAACCCGATCGCCTATTCGCCCAGCCCCTGCCCCAGGTGCCGGACTTCGCCTTTAACGAGGACGTGGTGCGGGTGTTCCCGGACATGATCAAGCGCTCGGTGCCGGGTTATCCGACCATTGTCGAAAACCTCGGCGTGCTCGCGGCGCAGTTTGCCCAGCCGGGCAGCGTGCTGTACGACCTGGGCTCGTCCCTCGGTGCAGTGACCCAAGCCCTGCGCCGCCATGTACGCACGGACGGGTGCCGGGTGATTGCGGTGGATAACTCGGCGGCGATGGTGGAGCGCTGCCGCGAGTACCTCAATGGCCAGGATTCGATGTTCCAGGAGTTGCTGCCGGTCGAGGTCATCGAGGGCGATATTCTCGCGCTGCAATTCCAACCGGCCTCAGTGGTTGCACTCAACTTCACCCTGCAATTTATCGCACCGGATGAACGCCTGGCCTTGCTCTCGCGTATCCGCCAGTCGCTGCTGCCGGGCGGTGCGCTGATCCTCTCGGAAAAGCTGCGCTTCAATGACCTTGAAGAACACGCGCTACTCACCGACCTGCATATCGCGTTCAAACGCGCCAACGGCTACAGCGAACTGGAAATTTCCCAGAAGCGCAGCGCCATCGAAAACGTCATGAAGCCCGACAGCCTCGAAGAACACCGCGAACGCCTGCTGGCAGCGGGGTTCTCGAAAGTCGTGCCGTGGTTCCAGTGTCTTAACTTTGCCTCGTTGATTGCCCTGCCATGA
- a CDS encoding lysoplasmalogenase, with translation MPWLILALMGAGTFIYGLTTHATLLCLLVKPLPVLALLGWLHDAPPSDYRRWISLGLIFSLVGDVLLAWPGDLFIFGLGAFLFAHLAYLKAYFSDCRRLALLPLVLALGVGAVLLSILISHGLGDLLIPVVVYALVISAMLWRALARLGSDVPKRSAWLAAAGAASFVFSDTLIGINRFVVTFEAAPYLLISTYWLGQWGITASAFHQTTRAHEGQLG, from the coding sequence ATGCCATGGCTGATTCTTGCGTTGATGGGCGCCGGCACTTTCATCTACGGATTGACCACCCATGCCACGTTGCTGTGCTTGCTGGTCAAGCCGCTGCCGGTCCTCGCGCTGTTGGGCTGGCTGCATGATGCGCCGCCCAGCGACTATCGACGCTGGATCAGCCTGGGGCTGATTTTTTCCCTGGTGGGCGATGTATTACTCGCCTGGCCAGGCGACCTGTTTATCTTTGGCCTGGGCGCGTTTCTGTTTGCACACTTGGCGTATCTGAAAGCTTATTTCAGCGACTGCCGCCGTCTTGCACTGCTGCCGCTGGTATTGGCGCTGGGCGTGGGCGCGGTCCTGCTGAGCATCCTGATCTCCCATGGCCTGGGCGACCTGCTGATTCCAGTGGTGGTTTATGCCCTGGTGATCAGTGCCATGCTCTGGCGTGCGTTGGCACGGCTGGGCAGTGACGTGCCGAAACGTTCGGCATGGCTGGCAGCGGCGGGTGCGGCGTCGTTTGTGTTTTCCGACACGCTGATAGGCATCAACCGGTTCGTGGTGACGTTTGAAGCCGCGCCGTATTTGTTGATCAGCACGTATTGGCTTGGCCAGTGGGGCATTACCGCCTCGGCTTTCCATCAGACAACCCGCGCACACGAGGGCCAACTTGGCTAA
- a CDS encoding protease inhibitor I42 family protein codes for MTAARLLLPLSLALLAACASAPKQNVSVDNQSACPLQLKTGQNLILTLPSNPTTGYRWAIQDSAGGVLRALSPEVYSSSESGVVGGGGQSTWRFQAFAAGQGRLRLTSQQPWEPEAEPAETFDCAITVN; via the coding sequence ATGACCGCTGCTCGCCTGCTTCTCCCCTTGAGCCTTGCCCTGCTGGCCGCCTGCGCCAGCGCCCCCAAGCAAAACGTCAGCGTGGACAACCAGAGCGCCTGCCCGCTTCAGCTTAAAACCGGACAAAACCTGATCCTCACCCTGCCGAGCAACCCCACCACGGGTTACCGCTGGGCCATCCAGGATTCCGCTGGCGGTGTGTTGCGCGCCTTGAGCCCTGAGGTCTACAGCAGCTCGGAATCCGGCGTGGTCGGCGGCGGTGGCCAGTCCACCTGGCGCTTCCAGGCCTTCGCGGCCGGCCAGGGGCGCTTGCGCCTGACCTCCCAGCAACCCTGGGAGCCGGAAGCCGAACCCGCCGAAACGTTCGACTGCGCCATCACGGTGAACTGA